One genomic window of Salvelinus alpinus chromosome 9, SLU_Salpinus.1, whole genome shotgun sequence includes the following:
- the LOC139530811 gene encoding apoptosis-resistant E3 ubiquitin protein ligase 1-like isoform X2, which translates to MFYVIGGITVSIIAFVFTIKFLCELAARVVSFLQNDDPGRRGDRSIYDYVRGNYLDPRSCNVSWDWKDPQEVGQTMSFCVQLFYKNGQPFPAHRPVGLRVNITHIELALDIPVTQEVLQEPESNVVKVTFTVRKAGRYEVAVKLGGLNVAYSPYYKIFQPGTVVPSKTKIAYHFSTLVLVYGQQHTLQIEPRDEYGNPTSNSTSLIDEVNYSVHVHSLGTVDDDSLEEYYSKSVTSNKQLCQVLLKITLRKKGCFRARISYNDLPISNGEFDIIVLSENEKNCVEKNVSTPGISIYFEAYLYGTGNYSNYSNSSWQLPASALMAPQSRPSMGDEEVEHDSPVEDQPEKVKKPKKVYCYISPKQLSVKEFYLKIIPWRLFTFRVCPGTKFTYYGPDPVHKYLTLVVDDGIQPPVELSCKDRNIMAATFIRFLHKNIGGSETFQDKVSFFQRELRHIHSKRPRTKTCLKITRHCILDSSLKSTRNFSVSDWSKNFEVVFQDEEALDWGGPRREWFELICKTLFDTTNQLFTRFSDDNQGLVHPNAERPAHLRLKMYEFAGRVVGKCLYESALGGAYKQMVRARFTRSFLAQIIGLRMNYKYFETDDQEFYKMKVCVILNNDVSEMDLVFAEEKYSKSGQLEKVVELISGGAQIAVNNENKMHYLNLLAQYRLASQVRDEVEHFLKGLNELVPENLLAIFDENELELLLCGTGDIDVQDFKAHAVVVGGSWHFREKVMKWFWAVVSSFTQEELARLLQFTTGSSQLPPGGFSTLCPSFQIIAAPTHSTLPTAHTCFNQLCLPTYDSYEELHKMLKLAISEGSEGFGML; encoded by the exons ATGTTTTACGTGATTG GTGGAATTACTGTTTCCATCATAGCGTTTGTCTTTACCATCAAGTTCCTATGTGAGCTCGCTGCGCGGGTGGTTAGCTTCCTGCAGAATGATGACCCTGGGAGGAGGGGCGACCGCAGCATCTACGACTATGTACGGGGGAACTACCTGGACCCGCGCTCCTGCAATGTGTCATGGGATTGGAAGGACCCACAGGAAGTGGGCCAAACTATGAGCTTCTGTGTTCAG CTCTTCTATAAGAACGGCCAGCCCTTCCCTGCCCACCGGCCCGTGGGGTTAAGGGTCAACATCACCCACATAGAGCTGGCCCTAGACATCCCCGTCACCCAGGAGGTTCTGCAGGAGCCTGAGTCCAACGTGGTCAAAGTGACCTTCACTGTCCGAAAGGCCGGACGCTACGAGGTGGCCGTCAAACTAGGAGGACTCAACGTGGCCTACAGCCCCTACTACAAGATATTCCAGCCAG GGACAGTGGTCCCATCTAAAACGAAGATAGCCTACCACTTCTCCACGCTGGTCTTAGTATATGGCCAGCAGCATACCCTGCAGATTGAGCCCCGGGACGAGTATGGCAACCCCACCAGTAACTCCACCTCACTCATAGACGAGGTCAACTACAGTGTCCACGTCCACTCG TTGGGCACAGTGGATGACGACAGCCTGGAGGAGTACTACAGTAAGTCAGTGACGTCCAACAAGCAGCTGTGCCAGGTACTGCTGAAGATCACCCTTAGGAAGAAGGGCTGTTTCCGGGCACGCATCTCCTATAACGACCTGCCCATCAGCAATGGGGAGTTTGACATCATCGTTCTCAGTG AGAATGAGAAGAACTGTGTGGAGAAGAACGTGTCAACTCCAGGGATCAGCATCTACTTTGAGGCGTACCTCTACGGCACAGGGAactacagtaactacagtaactCCTCGTGGCAGCTCCCAGCCTCGGCTCTGATGGCCCCGCAGAGTCGACCCTCCATGGGGGACGAGGAGGTCGAGCATGACTCCCCTGTAGAAGACCAGCCAGAGAAGGTCAAGAAACCCAAAAAGGTCTACTGCTACATATCCCCAAAG CAACTGTCCGTGAAGGAGTTTTACCTGAAAATTATTCCATGGCGCCTTTTTACCTTTCGAGTGTGTCCAGGGACAAAG TTCACATACTATGGCCCTGACCCCGTTCACAAGTACCTGACTCTAGTGGTGGATGATGGGATCCAGCCGCCAGTGGAGCTGAGCTGTAAAGACAGAAACATCATGGCTGCCACCTTCATCCGTTTCCTGCACAAGAATATTG GAGGCTCGGAGACGTTCCAGGACAAGGTGAGCTTCTTCCAGAGGGAGCTCAGACACATCCACTCCAAGAGACCTCGCACCAAGACCTGCCTGAAGATCACACGCCACTGCATCCTGGACTCG tctctgAAATCCACCCGGAACTTCTCCGTGTCGGACTGGAGTAAGAACTTTGAGGTGGTGTTCCAGGATGAGGAAG ctctggactggggagggCCGCGAAGGGAGTGGTTTGAGCTCATCTGTAAGACCCTGTTTGACACCACCAATCAGCTGTTCACTCGCTTCAGTGACGACAACCAGGGCCTG GTCCACCCCAATGCAGAGCGGCCAGCCCACCTGCGTCTGAAGATGTATGAGTTTGCCGGCCGCGTGGTGGGGAAGTGCCTGTACGAGTCAGCCCTGGGCGGGGCCTACAAGCAGATGGTCCGTGCTCGCTTCACCCGCTCCTTCCTAGCCCAGATCATCGGACTCAGGATGAACTACAAG TACTTTGAGACGGATGATCAGGAGTTCTACAAAATGAAAGTCTGTGTCATCCTAAACAATGATGTCAGTGAAATGGACCTGGTGTTTGCCGAGGAGAAGTACAGCAAGTCAGGACAGCTGGAGAAG GTGGTGGAGCTGATATCTGGAGGAGCTCAGATTGCTGTCAACAATGAGAACAAGATGCATTATCTGAACCTGCTGGCCCAGTACAGGCTCGCCAGTCAGGTGCGAGACGAGGTGGAGCACTTTCTCAAAG GTTTGAATGAACTTGTTCCAGAGAACCTTTTGGCCATATTTGATGAGAATGAGCTGGAG CTGTTGTTGTGTGGTACGGGGGATATCGATGTCCAGGACTTCAAGGCCCATGCTGTGGTCGTAGGAGGGTCTTGGCACTTCAGAGAGAAG GTGATGAAGTGGTTCTGGGCTGTGGTGTCCAGCTTCACCCAGGAGGAGTTGGCTCGCCTGCTGCAGTTCACCACCGGCTCCTCCCAGCTGCCTCCCGGGGGCTTCAGCACCCTCTGCCCCTCCTTCCAGATCATCGCTGCTCCCACACACAGCACCCTGCCCACCGCACACACCTG TTTTAACCAGCTGTGCCTCCCTACCTATGACTCCTATGAGGAGCTGCACAAGATGCTGAAGCTCGCCATCAGTGAGGGCAGTGAGGGCTTCGGCATGCTCTGA